The Reinekea forsetii genome contains the following window.
TCAAATGCAAAGAAAACGATATTCTGCCCAGCATCCCAGGGAACTTGTCCAAATGTTCGCCAAATCGTTGTGCGGATGTCCGTTGTGCAAGTTTTCGGATCGAATTGTGATAATCCATCATCATGCGTTTAGCTTCATTGCTTAACTCAACTTGAAAGCCTGTGTAGCCGTCTAATGTTTTAAATATAGACGAGACACTGGATGCAGCCAGCGGGTCATTGTGAGCCATATAATCAACTTCACCAGCCGGGCGAAGGCAATACATTAAAAACCGTTGATAAAGTCCATCTGAACCGCCACCGCTCTTTCTGAATAATTGTGCAAGTTTTTCTGGTTGAATGCCTGCAAGGATACCGACGCTAAAATCCTCTACAACCAATGGGGTCTTGCTAACTCGGTTAATTGAGACCTGCCCGCCGTCATATGAGCGCAGATAGACCCCACGATCTTTACCACCGTCCTTCCCACTGTATGCGTCCATGCGACCGATAAACTCAGTTATTTCATCAAAATATAGGTTCACGCCTTCGGGGTTATGCCCTAACAGTTGGGCTAGTGCCTCGGTCGTTAGGTCAGTGGCATGCCGCTGCTTCCATTCTGGTTTTGGTGGCGGATCAGTCTTATCTGTCGTTGCCCGTTTTACGGCCTTATTCCATTTTATTAACAACCGGATCGACTCCTTAACCGTGGCTGTATTTATGTCATCAGCAGCAAACGTTGACGTTTTAATTACCGGGCTTTTGCCTTGGCCTGAATCACCAACAATACCACCCCATAAAAACGCCGGCACTTTAAACGGGCCAAGATTTAACTTGGCGCGATGGTCAATGGTATTCCCTGCGGTTATCAACAGACAAAAGGCATAGCCGCCAGGGTCAAAACCGGACTGTGCTGACTTTTCTTCGCAATAGCTTTTAAATGCATCGGGCAATATCTCCATCGGAAAAGCCGGCACAGGATATTCAGTAAAAGGATCCGCTAGGCTAGGCCAATTGGTTACTGAGCTATTAACCATCAGAGGCCCGGCAGCAGCTGCCTGTTGCATGTAGTTCCTCTGGTTAGACTTTGTCAGGGTTGTGCCGTCAGGCGTCGTGAACGTGTTTCCTAGGGCCTTCAGTGCGGCGGTACGGTCGTTGCCATGCTCGTAAAACATAAACAGGTCAAACGCATCACCGCTTGCGCCGCTGTTATTGGCCCTCCCAACACCAACGTCCCTGTCCGACTCGTGGCTGCTCATCCAGCGATTACTTTTGGTTGTAACGCCAGGACTTTTACTCGAACTATTGGGGCTGAGCCATTTCGAGCCTTTCTTCGGGTAGCCGTACTGGGCAAATAACAGTGGCAGCTCATAGGCCTCGTTAAAGGCGTCTATGGGGCTTAATTGGTCGGTCTGCTGACGTTGGTGTTGCTTCACCTTTGCGGCCGCCATACGCTCCGTTTGGGCCTTCTGCTCCTGCTTCTGTTCCTCGACCGCTTGAGTGATTCTGTCGCGCCACATGCTTGGTGACAGCTTGTCGCCTATAACGTGTTCGGTTATATAGCAGTCGCCCCTGTTCGGTAAATAACAAAGCTGCCCGGCACGCTCATTTGCGCGGTCTGGGACGATATTGGCTTCGGCCAAAATGCTATTGAAAATATTTTGCATAATGATGAAAGTCTTGCCGTCTATGGCTTCATCCAATGGCAAAACAAATCGAGCTTTCTGCTTTATCTTGGTCGCGCTTTTAGTTGTGTACGCCAGCATCTGGACACCCGGCAGCTTGGCGCTAATAGCCGTTACCATATCGTTTAGGGTTGCGGTCGGTGCGTCTGTCTCCGCCCACAGTGCCCAATATTCGCCCTCGTCGTGCTGCTTTGCGTGGCGTCGATCCATTAATGTGGACGGAATGAACCAACGGGCCTCGGCCTTTTCGACCTGCTGAGGATTGGACAGCATGGCCTCAATCTCAGATAGGCTAATGGTCAGATAGGCTTGTGGCTTCGCTGTATTGCGATCGCTATGGTGCTGGCCTAAGCCCGATACTAGGGCTGGTTCTGCGTTCTTAGCCAGACTATAGTCGTTAACGGTTGCAGTCATAAGGCCACCTCCTGCTGAATTAGCACATAGCGGGCAATTCCATATAGTCGACCTTGGGGGTCATGATCATCCAACCATTGGCCTGCTACTGGGTTCCATAGATTGGCTAACATTACCGGCGCTATGGTTGCCTGCTCAGGCATCGAGAAGGACCGAAGGCAGATCATGCGATCACCTCCCGCTGTTCCCAGGCTTCTAAGTCTGACAATAGCCAACGAGTTGATCCGTTTAGTTTTTTAGGTTTGGGTAAGTTATCTTCCTTGCACCACCGCCATATCGTTGCACGACTGACTTCGTAACGTTCGGCTAGTGCTTTGTCGGAAAAATATTGTTTAGTCATGTTATCGCCTCAATTCGTTTTATATGAATGCGATAGCCATTAAATAGACAAGTTTGATCTAAGAGTACACGATAAACCTCGGCTACTAGTTACCGTTCTTCTTTGCCGCGATGAGCAGGCGAAAGCTCGATGTCAGTAAAATAGATAATCGTTTTTAGCCAATCCAAGAGCTGCTGGCTACTCTTGTGGCTTGTCGTTTTGGCATGGAAATGGTCATCTAAATTATCTTTTGCTAGTTTGACTGCTTCTGCGCTTTTCCCTTTTTTTAGGTGAACTTCATGAAATGCCATCAATGCCACTTGGATAGCTTCATGATCAACAGGTCTACCGCCGGAGCATTTGCGGACTTCGTATCTCATTTCGTAAAGCTGCTCTGGAGTAAAAACTAAACCCTCAAGGATGTTTTCTCGATAATGATCAGTCCACATTTTTTTGTGCCACGCTTTCATTTGATCGGGATCGGTTATGCCCCGGTCTATCCACCTTTGGTTTACCTCGTCGACTAGTCGCTCTGATTCTTTCTTGAATAGTTTCTTCATTTCGGGGTTAGCGATATCCTCCCATTTGTCTAAAAGAGCCGCCTTTAACGGTGTAGAATTGTTCAGTTTTTTATTCACGATAACGCCTCCACGTTAGTTAGGTATATTCCCCATTCATCCATAATCGGCGCACGCTTGTCCAGGAGGTCAGTTCGCTGATTAGACTTGTGCGCCGTTCTTCGTCTGCATAATTGTAACCTCGCGCATTACTCATGCTCCCGAACTCCCAATCAATGTAACGCTTGCGGCTTTCTGATCGGCTCCGTGCTTAACAAACAGGGCCCACTCATCCATTAACCGACGTCGCTTGTCCAATAGCTCTGAACGGGCATAGGCGGCCCGTGTGCTGTCACTACCTACATGGGCTAAGGCAAGCTCTGAAACTTCGTCAGCGTAGCTTGTGTGCTCGCTACACCAGTCTTTAAATGTCGATCGAAAGCCATGAGCCGTAACTTTGTGGCCGATACGTTTTGGGACCATGGATATGGTGTTATCGGTGATCGGTCGCCCGCTTGTCGAGTTCGGAAAAACGTACTCATTTGAACGTGGCAGAGCCTCCAATAGAGCGATCGCATCAGCGCACAGTGGCACACGGTGAACCTTGCCCGCTTTCATCCGCTCAGCGGGAACTGTCCAAACCTTGTTGGGTAGATCAAATTCCGCCCACACCGCGTTGCGCACTTCGCCAGATCGGCCAGCGGTCAAAATCAGTAATTCCAAGGCCTTTGCACCTGGCCGATCTTGATGGCGTAGCTTGGCCATAAACTCAGGCAGCTGTTGGTAGGGCAACGAGGCATAATGCTCCACTCGAGCAATTTTATTTGGTGCGGCCAGTGATAGGTCTAGGTTGCCTTTCCAGCGAGCGGGGTTCTCACCGGTTCTAATGCCCTTGGCTATGGCCAGGTTGAGCACTTGTTCAATATAAGTTCGGGTTCGTCTGGCAGTTTCATTCTTGATTAGCCATATTGGCTCCAACAGTTTCACAACGTGAGCCCGCTCGATGTCACTGACCACCATTGAGCCAATAATGGGGTATGCATAGCTTTTCAGCATTGTTGTTAGTTTTTGAGTCTGTTTAGAGGTTTTGAACTCGAGAGACTTTTTATTAATAAACTCTTGGGCGAGCTGTTCAAAGGTTACCGTCTTCGCCTGGCTGGCGATGATCGCCGCCTTTTGTGCTCGTCGTTCGAGGATTGGGTCAATGCCTTGAGCTATCTGTTCGATGAAGGACCTAGCCTTTTCCCGAGCTTCTTTTAAGCCAATGGCAGGGTAGGCCCCCAAGCCGATCTCACGGCGTTTTGAACCAATGGTCTTTCTTAGAATCCAGCTGGTTGAGGTTATACCGCGTATCTGCAGATAGAGCCCACTGATAACACCGACAGCAAACACACCTTGTTTGGAGGCGGATACAAGGCGTCGAATCTCAACTGCTGTTAATTCTCTTGCGCGTTTTGGCATAAATCCTCTTCGGTGACTGTAGCCGGGCACCGTAACACCTACCCGCCATACAGCCCTCCATAAAAACTAGGATTTGATGATATTTGATAAGATGCGATAAGACAAGTAAATACGCAAAGGCCCGCTAGTAATGGGCTGCAGAGCATTGGTTTGAGATGAATCGAGACTATGAAATGGTGCCCTCATCCGGCACGACAAATTCAATATTGTCGTAGCGCTCTTGCAGCACGATCGCATCGGAATTATAGGACATAGCCGCCTTGACCAGCCCTTGATTGAGCAAGTTGTCATCGAAATCTAAGGTCTGATAATAGGCTACGCGCTGTTTCTGGGCACTGAGCAGCGCCAGGGCCTCGGCCAGCTCGGCCGGATCGGTGCTGTTCGGTCCATCACCTTGTGCCAGTAGGGCGATGACCAACAATTCTGAGGCCTGGGGGAGCATTTGAATAAAACCCGTTAAGGCCTCGTTGGGCTCGAACAGGTCGGCCCAGCGGGTCGGTGCGGTGTCGAGCAGGTCAGAGCGATAAGTGATGCCATAGGTCCCCCAGCTGTATGGGATCGCATAGCCCTCTATGCCCGGTACCCGCTGATGCCACAGTTCACCATGTCCGGCTAGGTGAACGAGTCGTTCGGTGGCGATGGGCGCGAGCCAGCCCTGATCGATATAGGTCGGCAGCTTGATATCATCGACCAAAATAAGGTCGAAGCCATTGCCCTGGTTCTCGGCCATGATCTGGTCGCGAACCTCATCGTTATCATAATAGATGGACTGGACCGTGACCTGATGCGTCGCCTCAAACCGGCTGATCAGTTCCGGATCGAAATAGTCCTCCCAGGTTAGGATGCGCAGGGTGTTGGCGTCGGCCCAAGCCCCTGCCGAGAACGACAGGGTGGCCGCCGCGAGGACACAAATGTTGCGCCAAAGTGATGGAGTCATCTATGGATCTCAAGCAATGGGAGTAATAGATAACGATAGTACAAGAAATAGCCTGGGGCTTTATTTAGCGATGATTAGTTGGCTCGGGGGCTGGGCCGGGCCACAGGCCCCAGCCCGATTGAACGCGGATTATTTAAGGCACTGCAGGAGATATTGCAGCGGGTGGCCCAAGGTTTTTTGATGGAGTCGTTTGACCTGGCTGCGACAGGAATAACCGGTACTGAGCAGCATCTCGCTCGGCTGGTTTTCGACCACGGCCTGCCAGGACAGCTTATAGATATTTTCCGAGTTGGTGCGATTGCGCGTTTCATGACCATAGGTGCCGGCCATGCCGCAACAGCCGACCGCCTCGTGGTTCAAGGTTTGGTTGAGCATGGCAAAGATCTCGGTCCAGTCTTTCATCGCCGCCGGGGCATTGGTCTTTTCGGTGCAGTGACCCAAGAGCTTGACTGAGCCTGTATTAAACCGATGCGCCTGAGCGGCTAAGCGCTCCTTGTGCTGCGCCAAAAATTCCTGCACTAGGTAGACCGGTGGCACGGCCAGTTTTACGTACTTAACGTACTCGGCACGGTAACTCAGGGTCATGGAGGGATCGATACCGACCAGGGCAATGCCGGTATTGGCTAAGCGTTGCAGCTTGCGTTGATTGCGTTTTGCAACCCACGCGAACAGATGTAAAAAGCCGTGCACGTGCAGGGGTTTGCCATTGGGCGCATACGGCATGACCCAGACCCTAAAGCCCAACTCCTGCAGGCAGTCGATAATATCCAGTACCACCGGGGTTTCGAAAAAGCTGGTGAAGGCATCCTGAACCAAGATCACCGAACGTTCGCGCTCACTGGCCGACAGGCCATCGAGCAAGATCGGATCGGCAAAGAAAAGTTTGCGTCGGCGCAGTTCACGGCGAAAATTCAGCGAGTGGATCAGCGGACTGTCGACCATGCCAGCGACATCGCGTAGCACCCGCTTAACCGGATTGAGTGACATGGCGGTGTTGTAGAGCCACTTAAAGGGTGCAAAGGCGAGCACCGGGATAATGAATTCCAGGCTACCAATAAAGTAGTCCTTGAGCGGTCGCAGGTAACGGCCATAATAGATCTGCAGGAAGCGGGCGCGGAATTCGGGCACATCGACCTTGATCGGGCACTGGCCGGTACAGGATTTACAGGCCAGACAACCGGCCATCGAGTCGGCCACCTCATGGCTGAAATCGTATTGGCCTTGGCGCTGTTTTAGGCTGTTCCAGGCACGGGGAATAAAATGCAGCAGCGGCACACGGCGCTTTTGCCGCTCGCTCAGTGCGGTGGTATCGACATTCTTTTCGCTCAGCAGACGCAACCATTCACGGATCAGTGATGCTCGGCCCTTGGGCGATTGGCGACGATCCTGGGTGACCTTAAAGGACGGGCACATGGCGTCGTTCGGGTCCCAGTTAAAGCAGGCACCGTTGCCATTGCAGTACATGCCCGAGCCAAACTGGGTCCAGCTCTTGACGGCAATGGTTCGATCCAGCTCGCCGCGGGTGCCAACCTCATCGATGCGCAGCAGCGGGATCTTGTCCTGGTGGGTAGCGATCTTGCCGGGATTGAGCTGATTAAAGGGATCGAAGGCGCGTTTAATTTGCTGCAATTCCGGGTAGAGATCGCCGAAAAAGGTCGGCGAAAATTCCGAGCGCACACCCTTGCCGTGTTCGCCCCAGAGCAGACCATTGTATTTACTGACCAGGGCGACAACCTGATCGGTAATCTGGCGCACCAGCTTGAATTGGGCCTCGTCCTTTAGATCGAGCGCGGGGCGGACATGCAAGACGCCGGCATCGACATGACCAAACATGCCATAACGCAGCTTATGCTTATCGAGGACGGCGCGAAACTCCATAATAAAGTCGGCCAGATTTTCAGGCGGTACCGCCGTGTCTTCGACAAACGGCACCGGGCGGGCCTCGCCCTTGGCATTGCCGAGTAGGCCAACCGCCTTCTTGCGCATCGACCAGAGTTGTTGCACCTGCTGATGGCCGCGGGCGATGGCGTAACCGATGTTCTTACCGGTCTGACCGGTCTGCTCCTGCAATCGATCGGTCAGATTGCTGATATTGCGTTCTAACTCAGCTTCTGTTTCAGCGGTAAATTCAACCAGATTGATGCCATCGATAAACTGCCCTTGGGCATCGAAAAACTGACTGACCGAATGCCAGATAATATCCTCACGCGCTAAGCCCAAGACCGTGCTGTCGATGGTCTCGATTGATGAGGGCTGCGCGCTGAGCAGCGTCTGGGCATCGCGCAATGAGGCCTCAAAGGAGCCATAGAAGACATTGACTAGGGCTGCCAGCTTGGGAATTTTAACTAGATTGAGTTTCGCTTCCACAACAAAGCCTAGCGTGCCTTCGGAGCCGCAGATAATATTGTTGAGGTTAAATTGGCCCTGATCGTAGATATGGGCCAGATCGTAACCGGTCATGCAGCGATTGAGCTTGGGGAACTTGGCGATAATATCGGCCTGGCGACGCTGATAGACATCGTCGACCGTGGCATGGATCTGACCGATGCGGTCGGTGCCGGCACTGAGACGTTTTAGCGTATCGGCGTCGATCGGCTGGCTGTGATGGCGGTCGCCGCTGAGCAATACCGTGTCCAGCTCCAGGACGTGATCGCGCGTCTTACCATAGAGCACTGAACCCTGGCCGCTGGCGTCGGTGTTGATCATACCGCCGATGGTGGCCCGGTTACTGGTCGACAATTCCGGCGCAAAAAACAGCCCATAGGGTTTTAGGGCGTGATTGAGTTGATCCTTAACCACGCCGCTCTGTACCCGCGCCCAACCCTCGTCGGCATTGATTTCGAGGATCTGATTGAGATACTTCGACAGATCGACAACCAGGCCGTCGGTCAATGACTGGCCATTGGTGCCGGTGCCGCCGCCGCGCGGGGATAACACGATGGCTTGCCAGCGGTCGGTTGCCGCCAGGCGAGTGAGTATTTGCACATCCTCGGCATGACGAGGTAAGACCACGGCCTGAGGCAGAATTTGATAGATGGAGTTGTCGGTCGCCAGCACGGTGCGCTGGGCATAGTCCGGGCAGATATCGCCCTCAAAACCGGCCAAACGGACCTCGTCGAGATAGGCGAGATAGGCCGATTGGGTTTCAGTCAGTTCGTGTAGGCGAGGCAACATCTGGCTTGGGCTCCGTAAATGTAGGGCAGGTCGCTATGCTCATGCGCTGGCGACCGATTTCGGCACTGCTGACGCGAACGATCGTAAGTCTTTATACGAGCGTTGCGTCGGGCCGGATTGCGATCGGGGCTCGCCAAAGCGAGCCTGATTAGCCTTGGGCTGTTTGGCTATTAACCATATGGATGTGATCAATAACCTCGGCGATGGGCATCTCAATCTTATCCTCGGAGGCGCGGGACTTATATTCCAGCAAGCCAGTGGCCAAACCGCGATCGCTGACCACAATACGATGCGGGATGCCGATCAATTCCATATCGGCAAACTTGACACCCGGGCTGGTCTTCTTATCGCGATCATCGAGCAGCACATCGAAGCCGGCGGCCTGTAAATCGATGTAAAGCTGTTCGGCCACGGCCATGACGTCCGGTGATTTGTGCGCATTCAAGGGCACAATGCTGACATGGAAGGGGGCAATCGCATAGGGCCAGACGATGCCATTGGCATCGTAGTTTTGCTCGATGGCGGCAGCTACAATACGGGTCACACCAATGCCGTAACAACCCATCAGCATCGGCCTGGTTTTACCACCCTGATCGAGTACCTCGGCCTTGAGCGCCTTGCTGTATTTATCGCCCAATTGGAAAATATGGCCAACCTCAATACCCTTCAGTATCTGCAACGTGCCTTGGCCATCGGGGCTCGGATCGCCGGCGACAATATTGCGCAGATCGGCGATCTCAGGCAGCGCGACATCCCGTTCCCAGTTGATATTTAAATAATGTTTGCCGTCCAGATTGGAACCGGCGCTGAAGTCGGACAGCACCGACACCGAGCGATCGACCACACAGGGAATAGGCAGGTTGACCGGTCCTAAGGAACCCGGTCCGGCACCGATCAAAGCTCGTATACGCGCTTCGCTGGCCATCGTCAGTGGGCTCTTGACCTGGGCCAGTTTCTCGGCCTTAACTTCATTGAGCACATGGTCGCCGCGCACAATTAGGGCAATCAGTTCGGCGTCGCTGTCCTCGCTGGCTTCGACGATCAGTGTTTTAACAGTCTTTTCGATAGGCAGATTATACTGCGTCACCAGCTGCTCAATGGTCTTGGCATCGGGTGTATCGATCAGCGTCATCGCAGCCGTGGCGTCCGCCCGCGGCGTCGTCGGTAATAGGGCCTCGGCGCGTTCGATATTGGCGGCGTAAGTGCCCCCTTCGGCATAGGCAATATAGTCTTCACCGGAGTCGGCCAGGACCTGAAACTCATGTGATGCTGCGCCACCCATGGCGCCGCTGTCGGCCTCCACAGGTCGATAATTGAAACCCAGGCGGTCGAAGATCCGGCAATAGGCTTGATACATATTATCGTATTCGGCCGACAGGCAGGCCTGATCAGCATGGAACGAATAGCCGTCTTTCATAATAAACTCGCGCGCTCGCATAACCCCGAAACGGGGCCGGAATTCATCGCGAAATTTAGTTTGGATTTGGTAAAAATTCATCGGCAGTTGGCGATAGCTGTTCAATTCATTGCGTGCGATGTCGGTGATCACCTCTTCGTGCGTCGGCCCGTAGACGAAGTCGCGGTCGTGCCGATCCTTCACTTTCAGCATTTGGCCTTCCATCGCGTCGATCCGACCCGATTCCTGCCACAATTCGGCGGGCTGGATGGTCGGCATCAGGAGTTCTTGGGCGCCTGAGCGGTCCAACTCTTCGCGAATAATCTGTTCGACTTTTTTCAACACTCGCATGCCGGTCGGCAGCCAGCTATATAGGCCGGACGCCAATTGGCGCACCAGGCCGGCTCTCAGCATCAGCTGGTGGCTGACGATGACGGCATCGGCCGGGGTTTCTTTGACAGTCGCGATGAGATACCGACTTGCACGCATTGAGGCGATCCTTTTGAATGGGTCTGAATTGAGGTGGCGCATTTTATCAGGTTTGAGCGCCACGTGGCCAGCGTTCCCGCGGGCACCCGTCGGCAAAAGCCTTGCTGTGCCTACCAGACGCCGGAATTGGCCATGCTCAACCAAGGCTCGGTGGGCGGCAAGTCAGGACCTTCTTGTAGCAGTTCGATAGAAATATTGTCCGGACTGCGCACAAAGGCCATGTGGCCGTCGCGCGGTGGTCGGTTGATGGTCACGCCAGCATCGTGCAGTTTTTGGCACAGCTCATAGATATTATCGACCGAGTAGGCGAGGTGGCCAAAATTACGACCGCCATCAAGGGTCTCATCAGCATCCCAATTGTAGGTTAGCTCGACCGACGGTTCGCCCTCGGCAACGGCCAAGAAAATCAGCGTGAAGCGACCATTGGGGAACTCTCGGCGGCTGGTTTCGATCAGGCCAAGGAGATCACAATAAAAGTGTAACGAGGCTTCTAGATCGGTGACGCGTACCATGGTGTGAAGATATTTCATTGCTGGTCCTCTGGGTCGGATTGGGTTGTAAGCTGTTTAAAGGGCAGCGCAGCTTGCGTTTGCGCCAGATAACGATCGGTTCGCTCGCGCTCTTCGGCGCAGAAGTGCTCTGCTGCAACAAAGAATTCAGGATGTGCCAACCAGTGATATGAATGCGTCAAGGTCGGTTCAAAGCCGCGCGCAATCTTATGTTCGCCTTGGGTGCCGGGATCGAAGCTGGTCAGGCCCTGGGCGATACAATACTCGATGCCCTGATAGTAACAGGCTTCGAAATGCAGATTCGAATATTCTTCAAAGCAACCCCAGTAGCGGCCATAGAGCCGCTCTTGGTCGCGAAAGCAGAGTGCACCGGCAATTGGCTCCTCGTCTTTAAAGGCCATCATCAGAACAATGCGATCGGTCATGGTGGCGCGTACCCGATCAAAGAACTCTTTGTTCAGATAGCCCTGGCGGCCGCGCTTAAGATAGGTAGCGTGGTAAAACTTATAGAAGGCCAGCCAGATCGAATCGGTGATATCTGAGCCAGTCAGAGCCCGCATGGTGATGCCCTGATCGATGATCGACTGGCGTTCCTTACGCACATTCTTGCGTTTACGCGAACTGAAGCGCTCGAGAAAGTCATCAAAATCGCGGTAGTTGCGATTACGCCAGTGAAACTGCACATCGCTGCGCTTGAGCAAACCTTGCTGATCGAGCCAGGCCTGCTCTGCTGGCGCCGGGAACAGTAGATGAAAACCGCTCAGCTGATCGGTTAGACATTTGGTCTTAAAGCTCTGGATGACCCGGCTGACATCCTCAAGCGATTTAGCGCCCAGCAAACGCGGCCCCTGCGAGGGGGTAAAGGGCGCGGCGATGACCAGCTTTGGGTAGTAGGCCAAGCCGTGTTGCTCATAGGCTGAGGACCAGGCCCAGTCGAAGACATACTCACCCCAGGAGTCGGTTCTCAGGTAGGCAGGGACACAGAGGTCGGGCGTCAGACGCAAATGACTGGGTTGCCAGCCATGCTCGCGTGAACAAACGCCCGCCTGTTCTAATGCGCACAGGAACGCGTCGCTGACAAAAGGATTCGCATCCTCCGTTGACGTCCCAGTCGGCCATTGATCTAGCCATTCCTCACTCATGCTGCTGTCCATCTTATTGCGGTAGGGGTTGGCCCAGTTGAACCGATAGGGTTCGTTACGGAGCATAGTTCGCGATGGATCCAAATAAAACAATGGTCCAACGGCATTTGGGTACTTTAATCTCGCCGGGGCGGAAAAGCACGGCGGGCTTTTGGCCCTTGATGTCGCACGGGAGTTTGATGGCCGTGGGATACAGGGTACAGTATTGCCCACTCCCTTACCGAATCGAAGAGATCGCCGATGTTTGAATTGGATTATCGCCTGAAAAATGACTGTGTTCGCATCGGCTCACTGCCTCTATGCACCATACTGCTGATGAAAGATGCCAACTATCCTTGGTTGATCTTGGTGCCACAGCGGGCTGACGTCAGTGAAATCTATCAGCTGGACGCGGACGATCAAGAGCAGTTGATCTGGGAAAGCTCCTTCGTCGCCGAACGCCTGATGGCCGAGTTTGATGGCGATAAGATGAACATCGGCGCACTCGGCAATGTGGTGCCGCAACTCCATATTCACCATGTGGTGCGTACTCGAACCGATCCCGCTTGGCCCAAGCCCGTCTGGGGTGCGGTGCCGGCTCGAGCCTATGCTGCGGGGGCTTTGGAACAGCGGGTCGCGCAGTTGGCGGCGGTGTTTGAAACCTCAACCTTTAAGCACGCCTGAGTGCCCTGTCATAAAACCCTAATGTCCTTATCAACTGACCAACATCTGAATAATAGGCCCCATTCTTCATACAGGGCCTAGCGGGTGTCCTTAATGTTACCAGTGGGTGTCCTTGATGCTGGGTTTAATCATCCACTCGTGGCCCTTGAGCATCAGAGACCAGTAGATATCCGGCAGGAGCCGTTCTTTCATAAACCAGGCCGCGCGCGTTGGCTTGGTGCCATCATTAAGCCATCGTGGAAAGCTTGGCAGCAGTTTGCCGCCATAGCCGAATTCCGCCAAAATAATTTTTCCCCGTTCGACCGTCAGCGGACAGCTGCCATAGCCGTTGTAGTGCGATTGGCTTTGGCCCTTGTTGAGCGCATTGATCAG
Protein-coding sequences here:
- a CDS encoding proline--tRNA ligase; protein product: MRASRYLIATVKETPADAVIVSHQLMLRAGLVRQLASGLYSWLPTGMRVLKKVEQIIREELDRSGAQELLMPTIQPAELWQESGRIDAMEGQMLKVKDRHDRDFVYGPTHEEVITDIARNELNSYRQLPMNFYQIQTKFRDEFRPRFGVMRAREFIMKDGYSFHADQACLSAEYDNMYQAYCRIFDRLGFNYRPVEADSGAMGGAASHEFQVLADSGEDYIAYAEGGTYAANIERAEALLPTTPRADATAAMTLIDTPDAKTIEQLVTQYNLPIEKTVKTLIVEASEDSDAELIALIVRGDHVLNEVKAEKLAQVKSPLTMASEARIRALIGAGPGSLGPVNLPIPCVVDRSVSVLSDFSAGSNLDGKHYLNINWERDVALPEIADLRNIVAGDPSPDGQGTLQILKGIEVGHIFQLGDKYSKALKAEVLDQGGKTRPMLMGCYGIGVTRIVAAAIEQNYDANGIVWPYAIAPFHVSIVPLNAHKSPDVMAVAEQLYIDLQAAGFDVLLDDRDKKTSPGVKFADMELIGIPHRIVVSDRGLATGLLEYKSRASEDKIEMPIAEVIDHIHMVNSQTAQG
- a CDS encoding VOC family protein; this encodes MKYLHTMVRVTDLEASLHFYCDLLGLIETSRREFPNGRFTLIFLAVAEGEPSVELTYNWDADETLDGGRNFGHLAYSVDNIYELCQKLHDAGVTINRPPRDGHMAFVRSPDNISIELLQEGPDLPPTEPWLSMANSGVW
- a CDS encoding GNAT family N-acetyltransferase gives rise to the protein MLRNEPYRFNWANPYRNKMDSSMSEEWLDQWPTGTSTEDANPFVSDAFLCALEQAGVCSREHGWQPSHLRLTPDLCVPAYLRTDSWGEYVFDWAWSSAYEQHGLAYYPKLVIAAPFTPSQGPRLLGAKSLEDVSRVIQSFKTKCLTDQLSGFHLLFPAPAEQAWLDQQGLLKRSDVQFHWRNRNYRDFDDFLERFSSRKRKNVRKERQSIIDQGITMRALTGSDITDSIWLAFYKFYHATYLKRGRQGYLNKEFFDRVRATMTDRIVLMMAFKDEEPIAGALCFRDQERLYGRYWGCFEEYSNLHFEACYYQGIEYCIAQGLTSFDPGTQGEHKIARGFEPTLTHSYHWLAHPEFFVAAEHFCAEERERTDRYLAQTQAALPFKQLTTQSDPEDQQ
- a CDS encoding HIT domain-containing protein, with product MFELDYRLKNDCVRIGSLPLCTILLMKDANYPWLILVPQRADVSEIYQLDADDQEQLIWESSFVAERLMAEFDGDKMNIGALGNVVPQLHIHHVVRTRTDPAWPKPVWGAVPARAYAAGALEQRVAQLAAVFETSTFKHA